One region of Trichoderma breve strain T069 chromosome 7 map unlocalized scaffold00007, whole genome shotgun sequence genomic DNA includes:
- a CDS encoding GMC oxidoreductase domain-containing protein, which translates to MAPSRIDDSSPNGSGEESLHPVQKSTQGGFPVPGVQNPSATSVMVQDYFVSDNTWENILSHGKFDYIVIGSGFTALAFIDEVLKHDKKKRILCIERGDFWLPTHFQNLPLPFKTVLGGPSETYPWTLSTETFKTKELGFLHGSCPFFGGRSTFWSSYSPQPTEDLMRDFPKSMIDATRKEGFWSAVEKLLNVIPADKIRDGIYCEMQNAIDDLLKKRLGQIPTPDSVEPAPLAVGPKSRTSTLRFNKFSVPGPLVALHESQRKLAEKGEGRPLELMINCTVTGLKADEGGVVRAIETNRGLLSWTDDNTKVVLCAGAVPNATLLLNSFEECRPSNGNVGKRLSGHVRSNITARIPREAIHWDGKNSLQLACTYLAGKDPTTHRQYHIGISAIHSPNPEADAEDAGRECPDYAAAATDEQLKGSEKHIVFVCSGLGELDEGNSNNWVKLNNTHDPASNVTVQYTMSPKDKKMWDTMDAAIYHTIEALSGNQPKAIEYWDDRANKWVEKKPSMESVRTPGVVHEASTAFVGRKHQGGSLDSFYRPHGIANVFVTGGAVFPTSGSWNPTMTMCAYAQDLARKLVCSPGLIPPSQDYEDPN; encoded by the exons ATGGCACCATCACGTATAGACGATAGCTCTCCCAATGGAAGTGGCGAAGAATCTCTCCATCCTGTTCAAAAGTCAACACAGGGAGGATTCCCTGTTCCTGGTGTGCAGAATCCATCTGCCACATCTGTCATGGTTCAGGACTACTTTGTCAG TGATAATACCTGGGAAAATATACTTTCCCATGGCAAGTTTGACTACATTGTGATTGGATCCGGTTTCACCGCACTTGCCTTCATTGATGAAGTCCTGAAGCATGATAAGAAGAAACGAATTTTGTGCATTGAAAGAGGTG ACTTTTGGCTTCCAACACACTTTCAAAACCTCCCTCTGCCATTTAAGACAGTCCTCGGAGGCCCGTCGGAAACCTATCCTTGGACACTTTCTACAGAGACGTTCAAGACGAAGGAACTTGGATTTCTCCATGGATCATGCCCATTCTTCGGTGGGAGGAGCACCTTTTGGTCCTCCTACAGCCCACAACCTACTGAAGACTTGATGAGGGACTTCCCAAAATCCATGATTGATGCGACCAGGAAGGAAGGCTTCTGGAGTGCTGTTGAGAAGTTGCTTAACGTGATACCAGCTGACAAAATAAGAGACGGCATTTACTGTGAAATGCAGAATGCCATTGATGACCTTCTCAAGAAAAGACTAGGTCAAATTCCCACTCCTGATTCTGTTGAGCCAGCTCCCTTGGCTGTTGGTCCCAAGTCGCGCACATCCACTCTGCGCTTCAACAAGTTTTCCGTTCCTGGCCCACTGGTTGCGCTGCACGAAAGTCAGCGCAAACTTGCcgagaagggagaaggacGGCCATTAGAGCTAATGATCAATTGTACCGTCACCGGACTGAAGGCCGATGAGGGAGGAGTCGTCCGAGCTATCGAAACCAATCGGGGTTTGCTCTCATGGACTGACGACAATACAAAAGTAGTTTTATGCGCTGGA GCCGTTCCTAATGCCACATTACTTCTCAACTCATTCGAGGAGTGTCGCCCCTCAAATGGCAATGTTGGCAAACGCCTATCAGGTCATGTCCGGTCAAACATTACAGCACGTATTCCACGTGAAGCTATCCATTGGGATGGGAAAAATTCACTCCAGCTTGCTTGCACATATCTTGCTGGAAAAGATCCGACCACACACCGCCAGTACCATATTGGGATTTCTGCAATTCATAGTCCCAATCCAGAGGCTGACGCCGAGGACGCAGGGCGGGAATGTCCTGACTATGCCGCAGCTGCCACAgatgagcagctcaagggcTCTGAGAAGCACATCGTATTTG TCTGCTCAGGATTGGGTGAGCTGGATGAAGGCAATAGTAATAATTGGGTCAAACTAAACAACACACATGATCCTGCATCCAATGTCACCGTACAATATACAATGAGCCCGAAGGATAAAAAGATGTGGGATACTATGGACGCGGCGATCTACCATACAATTGAAGCCCTTTCTGGCAATCAACCGAAAGCAATTGAATACTGGGACGACAGAGCTAATAAATGGGTCGAAAAGAAGCCCTCTATGGAATCGGTTCGTACACCTGGAGTAGTGCATGAGGCAAGCACGGCTTTTGTTGGACGCAAGCACCAAGGTGGCTCGTTGGACAGCTTCTACCGACCACATGGGATCGCTAATGTA TTTGTTACGGGTGGAGCGGTTTTCCCCACGTCAGGAAGTTGGAATCCGACAATGACAATGTGCGCGTATGCACAAGACCTTGCAAGGAAGCTTGTATGTAGTCCGGGCTTGATCCCGCCATCTCAGGACTATGAAGATCCGAACTAG